The Pseudomonadota bacterium sequence CTTGCATTGCCAAAGGGACATATTGCCGGATGTTCTGGCTTGGCTCATAGCGGCATTGGCCGCCGAACGAATCACACGAGGTAATTCGCGGCGGACGCCTCGGAAGCCGGCCATGGACGGCCGGCGAGAATGAGCGAGAGGCATGCCGGAACATCCCTGAGAGTTATTTCAGCCCTGCCTGTCCGCAGGCAGGTATTTTTAGAGCAACTCAGAAAGTTGAGCAGTATTTAACGAATGGCTCAATTTTCCCGAAAAATAGTAGCAAACCAGATCAGGAAAACATAACTCATGCATATATCAGAAGGCGTTCTGGCCGGACCGGTATTATTTTCCGGCATGGCCCTGGCGGTAGCCGGCGTGTCCATTGGGATCAAAAAACTTGATTTTGATCATCTGGCTCAGGCCGGCATCCTTTCCGCAGCCTTTTTCGTCGCTTCCCTGGTTCATGTTCCCATCGGGCCGTCAAGCGTACACCTGATCTTGAACGGCATTGTAGGCCTGCTGCTCGGCTGGGCGGCCTTCCCTTCGATTATGGTGGCCTTGCTGCTCCAAAGCATTATTTTTCAATTTGGCGGCATTACCACCCTGGGAGTAAATACGGTCATCATGGCCCTGCCGGCGGTTATCTGCTTTTATCTCTTCGCCCCCCTAATCAGCAAAAAAGCGTCTATTGCCATGCCGGCCGCCTTTGCCTGTGGCTTTCTGTCCGTCTTCATGAGCGCCCTGCTGGTGGGAACCAGCCTGTATTTCAGTGAAAAAAACTTTTTTGAAGTCGCTACTCTGGTGGTTACCGCCCATCTGCCGGTGATGCTGATCGAAGGAATTATCACCGTTTTCTGCATAAGTTTTATCAGAAAAGTAAGTCCGGAAATGCTGCCGGACAAATAATAACAGGAGTTAAGCCCATGCGTTCATGGAAACTAATCATCGCAACAACCATGATCATCCTTTTTTCCCTGGCAGGGTCGGCTGCGGCTCACAAGGTAATGATTTTCGCCTGGGTCAACGGCAATACCGTCCAGACGGAAAGTAAATTCAGTGGCGGTCGCAAAGTCAGCGCCGGAAAGATTGAAGTATTTGACCCACAAGGACAATTGATCCTTAGTGGTAAAACCAATGACCAGGGAGAGTTCTCCTTCCCGATTCCTCAATCAACCGCTTTGAAAATTGTCCTGACTGCAGGCATGGGACATCGGGGAGAATGGACAGTCAGTAAAGATGAAATTATCAATGCAACTCCCACAAATACCACCTCCCCGACAATAGAAAGCACCACCAACGAAAATGCAACTTCGGCTGCGGGAGCAAAAAACACTGCTATCCGGCCAGCAGCAACAGAAACAACCCTGAGTGCTGATGAAATCAAAGAGGTGGTGGAAAAAGCACTGGACCGCAAACTGAAACCGGTCTACCGGATGCTGGCCGAGGCCCGGGAACATAAGCCGAGCATCCCTGATGTCATCGGCGGCATCGGTTACATCATCGGGCTGGTGGGACTGGCGGCGTATTTGCACGCCCGCCGCCAACAGAAGTAAGGCTGTCTTGATGACTTCGTAAAAAATCAACCTTTAGCCTTTAGCCTTTAGCCTTTAACCTTTTTTTCATCATGATCCAGGAACCTTTCGCCACCGGCAACTCACCCATCCACCGTT is a genomic window containing:
- the cbiM gene encoding cobalt transporter CbiM, with the protein product MHISEGVLAGPVLFSGMALAVAGVSIGIKKLDFDHLAQAGILSAAFFVASLVHVPIGPSSVHLILNGIVGLLLGWAAFPSIMVALLLQSIIFQFGGITTLGVNTVIMALPAVICFYLFAPLISKKASIAMPAAFACGFLSVFMSALLVGTSLYFSEKNFFEVATLVVTAHLPVMLIEGIITVFCISFIRKVSPEMLPDK